One stretch of Lysobacter sp. TY2-98 DNA includes these proteins:
- a CDS encoding glycosyltransferase, giving the protein MDMISVVIPVYRDGARGVSAAQAILDQVVPAGCELEVVLVDDGSDDDTAELLKRCADERVRLLSLPRNAGRSAARNAGAAAVRSSIIVFMDCDCVPVDRHMIEAHYAVLTAGAVASTGEVTGRDSGFWSRYQTMASARRARQHAQGVTHAGSSQNLAVLRDAFQRVGGFDTGYRRYGFEDRDLLLRLATWGRVEWAGRARVRHLDELTLVGVSAKMREAGGPSAAEFARRFPEAYITLGYAAIDSRRHPSLRLIARIAEPRLSWLAASVDHMLRIPMPFAFKAAAVRLVSALSFCVGTATSES; this is encoded by the coding sequence ATGGACATGATTAGCGTCGTCATTCCGGTATATCGGGACGGCGCACGTGGCGTCTCGGCGGCCCAAGCCATACTCGATCAGGTGGTTCCCGCCGGCTGCGAGCTCGAGGTCGTTCTCGTTGATGACGGATCGGATGACGATACCGCCGAACTATTGAAGCGCTGCGCGGACGAGCGCGTGAGGCTGCTGTCGCTGCCACGCAATGCCGGCCGATCAGCAGCACGCAATGCGGGAGCTGCTGCCGTGCGAAGCAGCATCATCGTGTTCATGGATTGCGACTGCGTGCCTGTCGACAGGCACATGATCGAAGCCCATTACGCAGTACTCACCGCTGGCGCCGTTGCAAGTACAGGTGAAGTCACCGGCCGCGACTCGGGATTCTGGTCGCGATACCAGACGATGGCCTCCGCGCGCCGCGCGCGGCAGCATGCGCAAGGCGTTACACACGCCGGAAGTTCGCAGAACCTTGCGGTGCTGCGCGATGCGTTTCAGCGTGTCGGTGGTTTCGACACGGGGTACCGACGCTACGGCTTCGAGGATCGCGATCTGCTGCTGCGTCTCGCGACCTGGGGCCGCGTCGAGTGGGCCGGACGAGCGCGTGTGAGGCACCTCGACGAACTTACACTCGTTGGTGTCAGCGCTAAGATGCGCGAAGCGGGTGGACCTTCGGCGGCCGAATTCGCCCGTCGCTTCCCAGAGGCATACATCACGCTTGGTTATGCCGCGATTGATTCGCGGCGGCACCCATCCTTAAGGCTGATTGCGCGCATCGCAGAACCGCGGCTCTCGTGGCTGGCCGCCAGCGTCGATCACATGCTACGCATCCCGATGCCCTTCGCGTTCAAAGCAGCCGCGGTACGGCTGGTGAGTGCATTGAGCTTCTGCGTTGGCACAGCGACATCGGAGTCGTAA
- a CDS encoding glycosyltransferase family 2 protein, with translation MTRISIVIATYNAADTLERCLDSITSQLGADAEVIVIDGGSHDGTIEVLSARQRELGFWLSEPDKGLYDAWNKGVMRAQGDYIAFLGADDALEPGAVRRLCELTSCGSDLISFKGKVVAADGRSLGVIGKQWSYRGVARRMGICHPGALHARRLFGQVGLFDPRYRVAADYEWMLRLPPSTTATFVDEVLVRIQDGGVSRKRKLVTMKEYWRIQKDCPRLGLMWASWVFVDRMWRPYVARALRMHY, from the coding sequence ATGACGCGCATCAGTATCGTCATTGCCACGTATAACGCGGCGGATACGCTCGAGCGTTGCCTCGATTCCATTACCTCGCAACTGGGCGCCGATGCCGAGGTGATTGTCATCGACGGTGGTTCTCACGACGGTACGATTGAGGTCCTTTCGGCGCGACAGCGCGAACTGGGCTTCTGGCTGTCGGAGCCGGATAAGGGGCTGTATGACGCGTGGAACAAGGGCGTCATGCGGGCCCAAGGTGATTACATTGCATTCCTAGGTGCCGACGATGCATTAGAGCCCGGCGCAGTCCGGAGGCTGTGCGAACTCACGTCGTGCGGAAGCGACCTGATCAGCTTCAAGGGGAAAGTGGTTGCAGCGGACGGGCGCTCACTTGGCGTGATCGGGAAACAGTGGAGCTACCGCGGTGTCGCCCGTCGCATGGGAATTTGTCACCCCGGCGCATTGCATGCGCGACGCCTCTTCGGCCAAGTCGGACTATTCGACCCGCGGTATCGCGTCGCGGCAGATTACGAATGGATGCTACGGCTGCCGCCGTCGACTACGGCAACGTTTGTGGACGAGGTGCTGGTCAGGATCCAGGACGGCGGCGTCAGCCGCAAAAGAAAGCTCGTCACCATGAAGGAATATTGGCGTATCCAGAAAGACTGCCCGCGGCTTGGACTGATGTGGGCATCTTGGGTATTTGTTGACCGCATGTGGCGACCCTATGTTGCGCGTGCTTTGAGGATGCATTACTGA
- a CDS encoding glycosyltransferase, translated as MKILVPLHGFVRWNGGLDLIRMIVAALAHAPDTVEIHYALPKPSWKRRWLDRLSRNLGIFASPQKRALLARGSQDALLVTAEKMIGATNCARIGTGAADIARHANGIGADIVFPSFLALPQRSPPWTGYVFDFQHIDMPDLFSPRIRRRRDRAFRRIARATGGLVVNSRAVADQCVALLGVPRERILAMRFTPYALPEWFDCDPTSVRAKYAIGDDFVLVCNHFWKHKDHATALRAFASLIRIDEFREWQLVCTGDPVDFRDPEHFRGLVSLASELGIADRLHVLGLVPKPEQLALLRSCRVLWQPTLYEGGPGGGACYEAMGLGIPTILSDIPVNREITEGPCAYFVPGSASDLVAQTTTLLSTSPHALDREAAIEAGKRRLRLLCDQLLAYLQARVQQPR; from the coding sequence ATGAAGATACTCGTTCCGCTCCACGGTTTCGTCCGATGGAATGGCGGGCTCGACCTCATCCGCATGATCGTGGCGGCACTGGCCCACGCCCCGGACACCGTGGAAATCCACTACGCGCTTCCCAAGCCCTCATGGAAGCGGCGCTGGCTCGACCGCCTTTCGCGCAACCTCGGAATTTTCGCCAGCCCGCAGAAGCGCGCACTTCTCGCGCGCGGCAGCCAGGATGCACTGCTGGTTACCGCCGAGAAGATGATCGGGGCAACGAACTGTGCAAGGATCGGAACGGGCGCAGCCGACATTGCGCGGCACGCGAACGGTATCGGCGCCGACATCGTCTTCCCATCGTTCCTTGCCCTTCCACAGCGTTCGCCGCCCTGGACCGGTTACGTGTTCGACTTTCAGCACATCGATATGCCCGACTTGTTTTCGCCGAGAATCCGGCGACGTCGCGACCGGGCGTTCCGCCGCATCGCACGGGCAACCGGGGGGCTGGTAGTCAACTCCAGGGCGGTCGCGGACCAGTGTGTCGCGCTGCTGGGAGTCCCGCGCGAGCGAATCCTCGCCATGCGCTTTACGCCCTATGCGCTTCCGGAATGGTTCGACTGCGATCCAACGAGCGTCCGCGCCAAGTACGCCATCGGTGATGACTTCGTGCTGGTGTGTAACCATTTCTGGAAGCACAAAGACCACGCGACCGCCCTACGCGCGTTTGCCAGCCTGATCCGTATCGATGAGTTTCGGGAGTGGCAACTCGTGTGCACGGGTGACCCGGTCGACTTCCGCGATCCCGAGCACTTCCGGGGCCTCGTGTCGCTCGCCAGCGAGCTCGGCATCGCTGATCGCCTCCATGTCCTCGGACTGGTGCCGAAGCCGGAGCAACTTGCGTTGCTCCGCAGCTGCCGTGTGCTCTGGCAACCAACGCTTTATGAAGGTGGCCCCGGCGGCGGCGCGTGTTACGAGGCGATGGGGCTCGGAATCCCTACCATTCTTTCCGACATTCCCGTCAACCGCGAGATCACGGAAGGCCCCTGCGCATACTTCGTACCCGGGTCGGCAAGTGACCTCGTCGCGCAGACAACCACCCTGCTCTCCACGTCACCCCACGCCCTTGATCGCGAAGCGGCAATCGAAGCGGGGAAACGTCGCTTACGACTCCTCTGCGACCAGCTTCTCGCGTATTTGCAGGCGCGAGTGCAGCAGCCGCGATGA
- a CDS encoding DapH/DapD/GlmU-related protein, with amino-acid sequence MKLIFGAGGVPSELMWLLAQESARSCECIFVTREPSPSQRGLPAEFGEWMAEDDAISRLSDVDAEAYIAVGDCRIRQRIHERVRHARWRFPAVTHARASLDSRPGAALVGDGSIIYPMASLTTGIKLGEFVQVNPGSTIGHGAQVGDYVTACPGAHISGDARIGAGTFVGAGCVILEGVRVASGCVLGAGAVVTRDIDEAGTWIGVPARRQTPRA; translated from the coding sequence ATGAAGCTGATCTTTGGCGCTGGCGGCGTGCCAAGCGAACTCATGTGGCTGCTTGCGCAGGAATCGGCACGCTCGTGCGAGTGCATCTTCGTCACACGCGAACCTTCACCCAGCCAGCGCGGCCTCCCTGCGGAATTCGGCGAGTGGATGGCCGAGGACGACGCTATCTCGCGGCTGTCCGACGTGGACGCTGAGGCATATATCGCGGTGGGCGACTGCCGGATTCGCCAACGTATCCATGAGCGCGTCCGACATGCGCGCTGGCGCTTTCCCGCGGTAACGCACGCACGCGCCAGTCTGGATAGCAGGCCCGGTGCGGCACTCGTGGGCGACGGCAGCATCATCTATCCGATGGCGTCGCTGACGACCGGCATCAAGCTCGGTGAATTTGTGCAGGTCAATCCCGGTAGCACCATCGGCCACGGTGCGCAGGTGGGCGACTATGTGACGGCGTGCCCGGGCGCGCACATATCGGGAGACGCACGAATCGGTGCAGGCACCTTCGTCGGCGCAGGCTGCGTCATCCTCGAAGGCGTTCGTGTCGCGTCCGGCTGCGTACTCGGAGCCGGCGCCGTCGTGACACGCGACATCGACGAAGCGGGAACGTGGATCGGCGTGCCTGCCCGGCGGCAGACGCCTCGGGCATGA
- a CDS encoding aminotransferase class I/II-fold pyridoxal phosphate-dependent enzyme, with protein MYRIPVYQPDLSGREREYVLDCIDSTWISSKGRFLGEFEQAFANWTGSPHAAAVSNGTVALHLALLAAGIGPGDEVLVPTLTYVASVNAIRYVGATPVFVDSLADTWQLSSASLLDHVGPRTRAVLAVHLYGGSCDLHALAAVCEQHGLVLIEDCAEAIGTRYQGAHVGTFGLLSTFSFFGNKTITTGEGGMVLSRLADVDERVRHLRGQGLAPDREYWHDVVGYNYRMTNICAAIGAAQLERIDSILEMKRRLADAYRQRLADTPLTFQAQTTGEEPSYWMVTVLTPTAELRDPLRTHLAEAGVETRPIFHPVHTMPMYRSGEEAFPIATDIAARGINLPSWHRLPDDALDTICDHIRKFFSAR; from the coding sequence ATGTATCGCATACCTGTCTACCAGCCGGACCTTTCGGGGCGCGAACGTGAGTACGTGCTCGACTGCATCGACAGCACGTGGATTTCTTCGAAAGGCCGCTTCCTGGGCGAGTTTGAACAAGCCTTCGCAAATTGGACCGGAAGTCCGCACGCCGCGGCGGTTTCGAACGGAACGGTCGCCCTCCACCTTGCGCTTCTCGCCGCTGGCATCGGCCCTGGCGATGAGGTGCTCGTCCCCACGCTCACCTACGTAGCGTCCGTCAATGCGATCCGCTATGTCGGCGCAACCCCGGTCTTTGTCGACTCGCTTGCCGATACGTGGCAGCTATCGTCCGCGTCGCTTCTGGACCACGTCGGCCCGCGGACGCGCGCCGTGTTGGCGGTGCACCTGTACGGCGGGAGTTGCGACCTGCATGCGCTCGCAGCGGTTTGCGAACAGCACGGCCTGGTGCTGATCGAGGATTGCGCCGAGGCGATAGGAACGCGATACCAAGGTGCCCACGTCGGAACCTTCGGCCTGCTCTCCACGTTCAGTTTTTTCGGCAATAAAACGATCACGACGGGCGAAGGCGGCATGGTGCTTTCGCGCTTGGCGGACGTGGACGAGCGTGTGCGCCATCTCCGCGGCCAAGGACTTGCCCCGGATCGCGAGTATTGGCACGACGTGGTCGGTTACAACTACCGCATGACGAACATCTGCGCGGCGATCGGCGCCGCGCAGCTTGAGCGCATCGATTCGATCCTGGAGATGAAGCGGCGCCTTGCAGACGCATACCGCCAACGCCTTGCGGATACGCCCCTCACCTTCCAGGCGCAGACGACCGGTGAAGAGCCGTCCTACTGGATGGTGACCGTGTTGACCCCAACAGCGGAATTGCGCGATCCACTTCGCACCCACCTCGCTGAAGCCGGTGTCGAAACCCGCCCCATCTTCCACCCCGTACACACCATGCCGATGTACCGGTCGGGGGAGGAAGCATTTCCGATTGCAACGGACATCGCCGCACGAGGAATCAACCTGCCCAGCTGGCACCGTCTTCCAGACGACGCGCTTGACACGATCTGCGACCACATCCGCAAGTTCTTCTCCGCCCGATGA
- a CDS encoding oligosaccharide flippase family protein, translating to MKATASAAHILSSLIGHRGRHLLRDGAWSAVAKAASAGNLLLSVPLALASLGPLRFGVWATLVSLTTFGGFLDFGFGNGAMNLVAGARGREAHEEVGVIVDAARRSLLRIAAKVAIVSAALVLLLPWGRLLHLPEIPERELRLCVAVVASAIVVGIPLNLSTRVLLGIGEGGRAFRWQALAQATSLALIALIAQHTSSLLLLVTAAVAGPLLGAVASTIELTTRLPPWNSAANLHDLETRIRGEGQLFFVLQLAAAVAFGLDLTLITRLAGPEAAGGFAVVQRAFSIVSLSLGLLWAPLWPTYRQALAAGHRQWVSTTLRRSVIGALLYAVVAGSILAVGLMLGREHGVAVLQQASTGLILGFALWTVADAVGGAISTFFNAASVMRYQVIVALVLAAACLAAKAWAIGRFGATAAPWATFFVYVSISLFPTALLGRWLVRNAFLKKHY from the coding sequence ATGAAAGCGACAGCGAGCGCCGCGCACATCCTGTCCTCGCTCATCGGACACCGTGGTCGCCACTTGCTCCGCGACGGGGCGTGGTCCGCTGTCGCCAAGGCTGCGAGCGCCGGGAATTTGCTGCTCTCGGTGCCCCTCGCGCTCGCGTCACTCGGCCCCCTTCGATTCGGCGTCTGGGCGACTCTCGTTTCACTAACTACGTTCGGCGGCTTTCTCGACTTCGGTTTCGGCAACGGCGCGATGAACCTCGTTGCCGGCGCGCGCGGACGAGAAGCACACGAAGAAGTGGGAGTGATCGTAGATGCCGCGCGCCGCTCGCTGTTACGGATCGCTGCCAAGGTCGCGATCGTCTCGGCAGCGTTGGTGCTCCTGCTGCCATGGGGGCGTCTGCTGCACCTCCCGGAGATTCCGGAGCGCGAATTGCGACTGTGCGTGGCCGTTGTTGCGAGCGCGATCGTTGTAGGCATTCCGTTGAATCTCTCCACTCGCGTTCTTTTGGGCATTGGCGAGGGCGGGCGGGCGTTTCGCTGGCAGGCGCTCGCGCAGGCCACTTCACTGGCACTGATCGCACTTATCGCGCAGCACACCTCGAGTCTTCTGCTTCTGGTAACAGCGGCGGTCGCTGGGCCATTGCTAGGAGCAGTGGCGTCCACCATCGAATTGACGACGCGACTGCCTCCATGGAACTCCGCCGCCAACCTGCACGATCTGGAAACACGGATCCGCGGGGAGGGACAGCTGTTCTTCGTGTTGCAGCTGGCGGCCGCTGTCGCTTTCGGCCTCGATCTCACATTGATTACCCGCTTGGCCGGTCCCGAAGCCGCGGGCGGCTTCGCTGTCGTGCAACGCGCCTTCTCGATCGTTTCCCTGTCACTTGGCCTGCTGTGGGCGCCGCTCTGGCCCACGTATCGACAAGCTCTTGCAGCCGGCCACCGGCAATGGGTGTCAACTACGCTTCGGCGCTCCGTGATCGGCGCGCTGCTGTATGCGGTCGTTGCTGGCAGCATCCTGGCCGTGGGACTGATGTTAGGCCGTGAACACGGAGTCGCCGTGCTGCAGCAGGCCAGTACAGGCCTGATCCTCGGCTTCGCACTCTGGACCGTCGCCGACGCAGTGGGCGGGGCGATTTCCACGTTCTTCAACGCGGCCAGCGTCATGCGGTACCAAGTCATCGTCGCGCTCGTGCTGGCTGCCGCGTGCCTCGCCGCCAAGGCATGGGCGATCGGTCGTTTCGGTGCGACTGCGGCCCCCTGGGCAACTTTTTTCGTCTACGTTTCAATCAGTCTGTTCCCGACGGCGCTGCTCGGCCGATGGCTTGTCCGAAACGCTTTCCTGAAGAAACACTATTAA
- a CDS encoding GDP-L-fucose synthase — MTAFDLGRKVFVAGHRGLVGSAVVRALHAQGARPPIVKGRNELDLADQAAVDDFFSNERPDYVFLCAAHVGGIQANASFPAEFIRNNLAIQTNVIHSAWKHGVSKLLFLGSSCIYPKFAAQPIREDALLTGALEATNEAYAIAKIAGLAMCQAYRRQYGFDAIVPMPTNLYGPGDNYDADGSHVVAGLIRRFVSAVQTGDREVVVWGTGTPLREFLYVDDLADALIHLMHHYESDEPINVGTGQELSIDELARRIAAACGFTGTVTFDASRPDGTPRKRLDTSKLDAMGWRARTDLDTGLRRTVAAYRQLLE; from the coding sequence ATGACGGCATTCGACCTGGGACGCAAGGTTTTCGTGGCCGGGCACCGCGGCCTTGTGGGGAGTGCCGTGGTGCGCGCACTCCACGCGCAAGGTGCGCGGCCGCCAATCGTCAAGGGGCGCAACGAGCTCGACCTTGCCGATCAGGCTGCGGTGGACGACTTCTTCTCCAACGAGCGTCCTGACTATGTCTTCCTGTGCGCAGCGCACGTAGGCGGAATTCAGGCCAACGCGAGCTTTCCCGCGGAGTTCATTCGCAACAACCTTGCGATCCAGACGAACGTGATCCACTCGGCGTGGAAGCACGGCGTAAGCAAGCTGCTTTTTCTGGGGTCGTCCTGCATCTACCCAAAGTTCGCAGCACAGCCGATCCGGGAAGATGCGCTTTTGACGGGCGCCCTCGAAGCGACCAACGAAGCCTATGCCATCGCGAAGATTGCCGGCCTCGCCATGTGCCAAGCGTATCGGCGCCAGTACGGATTCGATGCGATCGTTCCCATGCCCACCAACCTGTACGGTCCGGGCGACAATTACGACGCCGACGGCTCACACGTCGTCGCGGGTCTGATCCGTCGCTTCGTCTCGGCGGTACAGACAGGCGATCGCGAGGTTGTCGTGTGGGGGACGGGAACACCTCTGCGCGAGTTCCTGTACGTGGACGACCTCGCGGATGCGCTCATCCACCTGATGCACCATTACGAGTCCGACGAGCCCATCAATGTCGGGACCGGGCAGGAATTGAGCATCGATGAGCTTGCGCGGCGAATCGCCGCCGCGTGTGGCTTCACGGGAACGGTCACATTCGACGCGAGCCGTCCCGACGGCACGCCACGCAAACGGCTGGACACATCCAAGCTGGATGCAATGGGATGGCGCGCGCGGACGGACCTGGACACAGGCCTCCGCCGTACGGTGGCGGCTTACCGCCAGTTGCTCGAATGA